CCTCTCACAGCATTCCTGCAGGAAACACCAACTCAGGGAGAGGCATTACCTCTCATTACCTCTCACAGCATTCCTCAGGAAACACCAACCTCTGACACtcacctgctctgctgaggCAACGCTGGTGCCAACAGAACCTGTCTGTCCTTGAGGTAGCTCCATGTTCAGATCAAGActaagaggaaaaacagaacaaaacccaaGTCAGGCACGTGTGGATAAAGGGGGAAGAACAATAACTGACAGCAAAAGAGGAAATTCCTGAGGAGTACTGAGCCAGCATCTCATGAATGCTGTACTGCAGCTCCTCAGACAAGCTGTGAGTCATTCTGACTCACTACCAAGAAGGTAAGTTATACATGGCCAGAGGTGAAAGGAAAATGGTGTTTTAAGTCTGCTTTCAAGAGACAGACGTAAAAAACAAGGGTATCTGACACTCAAGTTAACAAGGAAGGGTTGTGAGAACCACTATTTATTCAAGAAATAGTCAAGATTTCACCTACCCTGCTTCATCTGccatctcctgcagcagcatgtccacctggttctgaaggaaaacaaaatgcattGTTGCATCTGGAGTTCCTGACAACTGTTAAATCTTCTGAGAACAGGAATTACTCAAACAGATGTAAAGGGAAATGCCTTTTGCAGAGCAGTTTGGTGTTTCACCACCAGAAGGGATGAACTCAAAATAAGGAGCAGTTTGGTGCTCAGCAGGTAAAATGACATTAAGTGAACTCTGGCTTGTGAAATGAAGATAAATAATTGAGATTCTCTgtataaaaccccaaacatacaCCTGAGGGTTTCAAGTGCAGATTAAGAGCTACTAAAACACTGCTCTGCACAACATGGAAAAAAGCCCTTCTCCAATAGGTGTGATTTATTGAGTTTCAGTttaggtttattttatttatctccAGTAAATTTCTCTGACAAATGTTCTGTTGTAAAAGCACATTCAGGTCTTTGtggaacagcacagagagagttGCTGGGAATTCTTAACAAGCATTgtttaaagatttattttagtGAACACATGTCCCTAAACTGGAGGCAGGTAAGTAACAACCTTTCATTGCATGTGCCACTACTGGTTTGGTGGTGACTCTTGTCATTTTGTTAACACCAGAGTTAGAACTCCCAGCATATTCTGCTCTGACAGTGCTGCAGTGTGTTCTCTGCTGCACAAGTTCATTAAGAACTCATGAAAACGCTGCTTATTCAGTAGGAAGGTGAGATTTTTCAAgacataattaaaataaagcctggaaaaagaatgaaatagGCTAAAATAAATCTTTGTGATCCTCTGTATCTGCAGCTGTAATTTGAAAGAGTCTCTTCATCATAAGGGAGCACAAAGCAAACAGGCTCCAGTGGCTGCTGCCTCAAAGGAGGCAGAAAGAAGAGCATCAGACAGTTCCATCTGGTTTAGACACATAATTTCAGTTCACCTTGTTAAAAAGACTTTACTGTTCTTACTTGTGGTGTTGTCAACGTCGTAGTGTTGCTCATTGTGTCTTCCATCTGTTGTGTCTGAACATCCAGTGTTTCAAACTGATGCTCAAATTTATCCATCAGTGCAGAGATCTATAAAAAACATGAATCAAATCAATCAACTGTAGATAACAAAGGAAATGTAACTGAACAAAATAGTATCACaccacagggacaggcagcctCTGGAGATCAGAAGCAtgtcccctttccctcccagcctcactgtttaaacttttttcttgaTGGAATTTCCCCTTCTAAAACTTGTGTCCATTGTTCTTTCTACTTTGGACGTGCAGCTCCaagaaaatgaagttatttACCTTTTCCAAGTTCATGCTCTTCAACGTGGCATCCATGGACTTCACCACCCCTGCCATCGACTTCGTTACCTGAAAGGAGGGCAAGGAAATTATGACAAAGAAAAATGAGGAGTTCAGGAAgggatcctgccctgggagggtgggcaggccctggcacaggttgggcagagaagctgtggctgccccatccctgggagtgacACACTCTGCCCCCCGTACCCTGCCCATGGTGAGGGCACTGTGCCCCCCATACCTTGCCCATGGTGACAGCAGTCTGCACCCCATACCTTGCCCATGGTGAGGGCACTGTGCCCCCCGTACCTTGCCCATGGTGAGGGCACTCTGCACCCCATACCTTGCCCATGGTGAGGGCACTGTGCCCCCCATACCTTGCCCATGGTGACAGCAGTCTGCACCCCATACCTTGCCCATGGTGAGGGCACTGTGCCCCCCGTACCTTGCCCATGGTGAGGGCACTCTGCACCCCGTACCTTGCCCATGGTGAGGGCACTCTGCACCCCGTACCTTGCCCATGGTGACAGCAGTCTGCACCCCATACCTTGCCCATGGTGACAGCAGTCTGCACCCCGTACCCTGCCCATGGTGACACCCTCTGCCCCCCTACCTTGCCCATGGTGACACCCTCTGTCCCCCGTACCTTGCCCATGGTGACAGCAGTCTGCACCCCATACCTTGCCCATGGTGACAGCACTGTGCCCCCCGTACCCTGCCCATGGTGACACCCTCTGCCCCCCGTACCTTGCCCATGGTGACAGCAGTCTGCACCCCGTACCCTGCCCATGGTGACACCCTCTGCCCCCCGTACCTTGCCCATGGTGAGGGCACTGTGCCCCCCATACCTTGCCCATGGTGAGGGCACTGTGCCCCCCATACCTTGCCCATGGTGACACCCTCTGCCCCCCATACCTTGCCCATGGTGACAGCAGTCTGCACCCCATACCTTGCCCATGGTGACACCCTCTGCCCCCCATACCTTGCCCATGGTGACAGCAGTCTGCCCCCCGTACCTTGCCCATGGTGACAGCAGTCTGCACCCCATACCTTGCCCATGGTGACACCCTCTGCCCCCCGTACCTTGCCCATGGTGACAGCAGTCTGCACCCCGTACCTTGCCCATGGTGAGGGCACTGTGCCCCCCGTACCTTGCCCATGGTGAGGGCACTGTGCCCCCCATACCCTGCCCATGGTGAGGGCACTGTGCCCCCCATACCTTGCCCATGGTGACAGCAGTCTGCACCCTGGCTGCCACGGCGTCCACGCGCGCGCTCATGCGCAGGAAGTTGATGGCCTGGTTCTTCTGGCGGATGGCGTTCTCGGCGTGGATCCGAGCCACCTCCATGTTGCCCTTCTGGATGGCCTGGCAGACGAGGacaaggggaaggggagagcaTTTCAGCCTTCCCTGCTCTTGCAAATATGGTTTCTGAAACAAGCATCAGTTTGTCCCTGTattcttttctcctcccccAGTGGATCCCAAACGTTTCCAAGGTTTGAATCCCTAATTTCTTTCCAAGGAAGGCAGCTCGAATGCTCTTCAAACAGGGGGTTTTACAGAGCTATAGAAACATAAGTTTCTACTCCTAAACCCACTTTCAGTCTCAGGCCCCAAACACAGATACAACCACACCAATGGTATCTCATGGAGAAAAATACActtaaataaatttattctcTCTCTTCACCACCTCAGTGACTCCAAAGTGAGTCTGAAGTTCCTTTCCATAAGCCCTTTAAAAACAAGCTGAGAAACATTAAGTGTTTTTAACTTTGAGAACAATAGTCTCTAACAAAATACACAGAAGACAGTCCTCTTGGGAAGCAAATTGCACAAGCTGTCCAGGAGGATACACAACAATTTATCCTCATGTTTATTAATAAGCATGGGAAGATTTACAGTCATTATTTTAAATCCCAGACATTGACCACTTTATTATTAGGATGCACACCAGGGAAATGATAAAACACCagatgttttcctgctgtttggTAAACAACAGATCTAAGAAGCTTGTTTGACACTTACCTTCTTAATTTTGGCTTtctcagctttttcttctttgtcacATTTTTTGGAGTTCCTGTTGAGTTCCTTTGCAGCAAACTTCAAATTAAACAGGTGTTCTGCAGTGCAAGTTAAGGCTCAAGAACGGGATTGATCCTTCAATTGTagtattttctctcctgtttgaAGTGCTACCAAACCTTGCCCACACTCTGCTTCCCCATTAGTGCCACTAAACCTTGGAAAATGTTACTTAAGCCCTTGAGATCCACAGGATAAGGAGACATACCAAGCTGCTTTATAATTACAATGCCACTTGATATGTGGGTTCTAAAATGTACAGCCATAAAAAGTAAGTTCAGAACCCAAAGTGGCTCCATTTAACACCAGACCTACTTCAGACTGATCAACACAACCAACCAAACATCCCCCAAGAGGAACTGAGAGTCTTTCTCTGCCATTTCCTTTCCCCCACACAGCCAGACCCTGTGACACTCAGTGAAATGATGTGGTTTGGGGGCCCACCTGGAACCTCCCCATCCAAAACCCCCAAAGCCACTGAGGAACACGACCAAGGAACAGTGGAACAGGCAAGGGGCTCAGCTGGCCATGCCCAGGCTCAGCCCAGCAGGCAcaactgccctgccctgcccagatTCCAACTATTcatccagctccttcccagccctgggtcATGTGAACAACCCTGGGCTCCCTGACAACTCCATCATCTGACTTTTGGGCAGAGAATAATCAAGTCAGGAagagaaacttttctttttaaaaagttcaagTCCTGCTTCAGCTGAGAGCTCTAAGAAAACAGCAAGCCAAGTTTTCAGTGTGACTGAGAATGACTGCATTGAACAGAGAATAAAGTGTGTGCTGTAAAAATAACAATCAAAAACTGTCTCTTGAAATAGTGTTGATGAAAGCTCCCAAATAATATCAGTCTTTCTCAAACAAAATGGAAGTAAAAAGCTTTGTAGGCTTCTTTCCTGTCACCTTTGGTATCCCAGGAGGAAGATGCAGCAGGTACTAAGACGCTCAACAGTTAAGGGGAGCACAAAAGCTAAACATTAGAAGCACTTGAGGTTTCCTCATTATTTCAAGTATATAAATTATTCCGGAGCTGCTTTTATGCTTTCAAGTCCTGTCATGCATCTTAGAGCCTCGACAGCAACATGCAGATATAAGGAGTGTCTTTGATATCCCACAAACAAAGGTAACAGGGGTGATGTTACATTTAGGATCCACTAAGATAGGTACCAGTAGCACTGAAATTGCTGCTTGGATTTACATTTGCTTTAGAACCAGCCCTTCAGTAGCACTGAGTGCATTGCTCTGACACAGATCAGGTGATTATTACCAAGCAGGAAAGCACCTTTAGGTTGTTCACTCTGGTCAGAGACCAGAACTGTCAGGCAAGACATGACATCACCTACTCACACTGATACAGCACTTCAGAGTGGTTTCTTTTGAAAGAACTTCCTCAGTTACTCACTTGGGGCATTAGAACAGCTCACGTGccacctccccagctctgccatccctgAGCAGCACATTCCTGCCCCTCCCTTTCTCAGTGTGCCATAACCAGAGTGAAACCCAACCTGCACCAGGGTTTGTGACTCACAGTCACTGCTCCAGATTCCCTCAGTCCCCACCGGGACAGTTGGAACTCCAGCACTGCCTCACAGTCCAACCACACCGAGACCTCTGGAGTCTTGAAGGGGTTTCCTCCTCTGTGTTTAAATGGCTTAGAACAGAGAGATAGTTCAGCTCAGCCCACACagtattttctctgtgtgtgattcttgcccagagcaggaggcacagctgggtgtgcccatgggggctgtgtggggacagccctgctgccaccacGCCAGTCTACAcacactgccccagcacactgTTTATAGGATAAATTGCCTTTTCTGCCTCAGTACTGGGTTGTCCCTCCCTTCACCACAGTCCTGGGAGCAGAAACACCACCCTACCTCCAGGGAGGAGCTCAGGCTGCCTGGTCACGCCTTGGGAGGAGACACTGaacctcctgctccctccctcgGCCTCCAGGGCAGCCCAACCACAGCGGCCAAGgatggctggggctggagggactTGTGGACACCACCCAGAGCaaccccctgcccaggcagggtcacctggggcaggtgacacccagtgccagcccctgcccaggcaggctcacctggggcaggtgacacccagtgccagcccctgcccaggcaggctcacctggggcaggtgacacaggagcGGACCAGGGAgctttggaatgtctccagggGGGtctggaatgtctccagagagagTCACTCCAcactctccctgggcagctgttccaggctctgccacctccatggaAGAGGCTCTGCCTCATGTTGAGGCGGAACCTGTTGTGTTTTAGTTCATGGCCATTGGTGCTCACCCTGTCTCTGGGTATCACTAAAAGGagactggcactgccctggcatccctgggaggtgtctgtgTGCATTGATGAGACCCCTCCCAGCCATCCCTCCTCCAGCGTGACATACCGAGCTCGGCCCTGCTCGGTGTCACCCCCGACCCTGCTcggtgccacccccagccctgctcggTGTCACCCCCGACCCTGCTCGGTGCCACCCCCGGCCCTTCTCGGTGCCACCCCCGGCCCTGCTcggtgccacccccagccctgtcgGTGCCACCCCCGGCCCTGCTCCGTGCCACCGCCAGCCCTTCTcg
Above is a window of Pithys albifrons albifrons isolate INPA30051 chromosome 14, PitAlb_v1, whole genome shotgun sequence DNA encoding:
- the CHMP1B gene encoding charged multivesicular body protein 1b, coding for MANMEKHLFNLKFAAKELNRNSKKCDKEEKAEKAKIKKAIQKGNMEVARIHAENAIRQKNQAINFLRMSARVDAVAARVQTAVTMGKVTKSMAGVVKSMDATLKSMNLEKISALMDKFEHQFETLDVQTQQMEDTMSNTTTLTTPQNQVDMLLQEMADEAGLDLNMELPQGQTGSVGTSVASAEQDELSQRLARLRDQV